In the genome of Neisseria animaloris, one region contains:
- a CDS encoding MFS transporter, translating into MSKQNRTQMLPLEWRASSSLAGVYALRMLGMFLVLPVLALYAATLPGAENNKTLVGLAMGMYGLTQAALQLPLGIASDKFGRKRVIYVGLIVFAAGSFLAAAANTLEMLVVARALQGAGAISAAVTALLADLTRDEVRTRGMAMIGLSIGLTFSASLVLAPALSGIIGVPGLFMLTGVLTVISIAVVAWVTPDPVKSKLHEDTQAQPSRIGEVLKNTQLLSLDFGIFALHASQMALFISLPFALEHLGLDKIQHWKIYLPATIIGLILMVPLIIIGETRNKLKQVFLGGIGCIAAAQMGLLYGLESIWMIAVYLTIYFIGFNVLEASLPSIVSKIAPADLKGTAMGVYNTMQSVGLFAGGALGGWIFQHYGFGGVFAFCTSLMLLWMLIAMFAPAPKPVKNIAFTVPTEWQGRTADLHAALATLQGTEAVSFSVDEQTVYIKALQKGFDQTAAEKIISGVK; encoded by the coding sequence ATGTCAAAACAAAACCGCACACAGATGCTCCCTCTCGAATGGCGTGCCAGCAGCTCTCTGGCGGGCGTATATGCATTGCGTATGCTCGGCATGTTTTTAGTACTGCCGGTGCTTGCCCTCTATGCCGCCACTTTGCCGGGAGCCGAAAATAACAAAACCTTGGTTGGTCTGGCGATGGGCATGTACGGCTTGACGCAAGCCGCTTTGCAGCTGCCCTTGGGGATAGCTTCGGATAAGTTCGGGCGCAAAAGGGTAATTTACGTCGGGTTGATTGTGTTTGCAGCAGGCAGTTTTTTGGCTGCCGCCGCCAATACTTTGGAAATGCTCGTAGTGGCGCGGGCTTTGCAGGGAGCGGGTGCCATCAGTGCGGCGGTTACTGCGCTTCTGGCCGACTTAACCCGCGATGAAGTACGCACCCGCGGTATGGCCATGATAGGGTTGAGTATAGGCTTAACATTCTCAGCCAGCTTGGTGTTGGCTCCCGCATTATCAGGGATTATCGGTGTACCTGGTCTATTTATGCTGACAGGCGTACTGACGGTAATAAGCATTGCGGTCGTCGCATGGGTTACACCCGATCCGGTTAAATCAAAGTTGCATGAAGACACCCAAGCACAGCCTTCCCGAATCGGCGAAGTATTAAAAAACACCCAGTTGCTGAGTTTGGATTTCGGTATCTTCGCCCTTCATGCCTCACAAATGGCTCTGTTTATTTCGTTGCCTTTCGCTTTGGAACATTTAGGGCTGGATAAAATCCAACATTGGAAAATCTATCTGCCCGCAACCATTATCGGGCTGATTTTGATGGTGCCGTTGATTATCATCGGTGAAACGCGCAATAAGTTAAAGCAAGTGTTTTTGGGCGGTATCGGCTGTATTGCCGCCGCGCAAATGGGATTGCTGTATGGTTTGGAATCAATATGGATGATTGCCGTATATCTGACTATCTACTTCATCGGATTTAATGTATTGGAAGCAAGCTTGCCTTCGATAGTATCGAAAATCGCCCCAGCGGATTTAAAAGGCACGGCAATGGGTGTTTACAATACTATGCAGTCAGTAGGTCTGTTTGCAGGCGGGGCATTGGGCGGTTGGATTTTCCAGCATTACGGTTTCGGCGGGGTGTTTGCATTTTGTACATCGTTGATGCTGTTGTGGATGTTGATAGCAATGTTCGCGCCTGCTCCCAAGCCTGTTAAGAATATCGCATTTACCGTGCCGACAGAGTGGCAAGGGCGTACAGCAGATTTGCATGCCGCACTCGCCACCTTGCAGGGCACGGAAGCCGTGAGCTTCAGCGTGGACGAACAAACCGTTTATATCAAGGCGTTGCAGAAAGGATTCGACCAGAC
- a CDS encoding lytic transglycosylase domain-containing protein has product MNGKTSILFPESVDRRRLLIAGGACLLSPKLLLAGAQREETLSDDVASVMRSSINNVNPPRLVFTRAEDGERWLKDMSSRLARYVPDEGERRRLLINIQYESSRAGLDTQVVLGLIEVESAFRQYAISNVGARGLMQVMPFWKNYIGKPSHNLFDIRTNLRYGCTILRHYNNVERGNLVRALARFNGSLGSNKYPNAVLGAWRNRWQWG; this is encoded by the coding sequence ATGAATGGCAAAACCTCTATTCTTTTTCCCGAATCCGTAGACCGCCGCCGCTTACTGATTGCCGGCGGTGCATGTTTATTGAGTCCGAAATTGCTGCTGGCCGGAGCGCAGCGTGAAGAAACCTTGTCTGACGACGTGGCTTCGGTGATGCGCAGTTCCATCAACAATGTAAATCCGCCGCGCTTGGTTTTTACCCGTGCCGAAGACGGAGAGCGTTGGTTGAAAGATATGTCGTCCCGTTTGGCGCGCTATGTGCCTGATGAAGGGGAACGCCGGCGTTTGCTTATCAACATACAATATGAATCAAGCCGTGCCGGTTTGGATACACAGGTTGTATTGGGTCTGATTGAAGTAGAAAGCGCGTTTCGCCAATACGCCATCAGTAACGTCGGTGCACGCGGATTGATGCAGGTAATGCCGTTTTGGAAGAACTATATCGGCAAGCCTTCGCATAATCTTTTCGATATCCGCACCAACCTGCGTTACGGCTGTACTATTTTGCGCCATTACAATAATGTCGAGCGAGGCAATTTGGTACGGGCACTAGCTCGTTTTAACGGCAGTTTGGGCAGCAACAAATATCCGAACGCAGTCTTGGGCGCATGGCGCAACCGTTGGCAGTGGGGATAA
- a CDS encoding DNA translocase FtsK, whose product MLWTFLLILLLCAIAGMLWIRRRQEQEWLLELTYLSRHEETDNGVESDTSDGKQLKALRGVDPNLKNTRQIYKAAEEAKAVYDKTVEKFRALSPKHSRKLDATSGMVRDGNKDDGLNELPIFASASEVKHVVEITEDSQHEFADVNEVEKIQVFSLNEAIQSDSDDEEGNNIPMFGAVLPEVPISSEQKPLRATGKSIAPAPYLDFEDGEYLPAKMTDSSLPVITLEEATRALRETPLIDIEPQETKLQPSISKPTSDMEVVEINWQFRPALEEIEPPKPVVELKTIGLDDPALKRTRERVLSEVRQISSHTIPRTEIIQSVEQALNSPETIGVEDIRANLLRQRLARRRQVAAQTPVQVLQPKVIPEGEVFANLAKTDSPVNRQRIRRINMAMRESVIPDAARVEQSHVAKLQPPKIAGTSPISTRFTPYAAAPDSMTTVVEPPFMPEVERQVIDIPEPPVFHNTAAVSSPRVMLYEEAEVSAVNAHISDAPHWTITDRLISESAPIVTDKEGFQTASDETDKATAAVFEHASKQSAEDLVRPSETTTVTAASVRPIPRVVTVSKGESHLPAVDLLQPPQFDPTATQTEEALLENSITIEEKLAEFKVKVKVMDAYSGPVITRYEIEPDVGVRGNAVLNLEKDLARSLGVASIRVVETIPGKTCMGLELPNPKRQMIRLSEIFNSPAFQESKSKLTLALGQDITGEPVVTDLAKAPHLLVAGTTGSGKSVGVNSMILSMLFKATPDEVRMIMIDPKMLELSIYEGIPHLLAPVVTDMKLAANALTWCVNEMEKRYRLMSHVGVRNLAGFNQKVAEAAARGEIMANPFSLTPSEPEPLEKLPFIVVVVDEFADLMMTAGKKIEELIARLAQKARAAGIHLILATQRPSVDVITGLIKANIPTRIAFQVSSKVDSRTILDQMGAENLLGQGDMLFLPPGTGYPKRVHGAFVADDEVHRVVEYLKQFGEPNYIDDILTAGVGGDDLFSNANSGRSSDEEQDPMYDDAVACVIKTRKATISSVQRYLRIGYNRAARLIDQMEADGIVSAPEANGNRTVLAQSSEHLD is encoded by the coding sequence ATGTTGTGGACATTTTTACTGATTTTGCTGTTATGTGCTATTGCCGGTATGCTGTGGATCCGTCGTCGCCAAGAACAAGAGTGGCTACTGGAACTTACTTATCTTAGCCGTCATGAAGAAACAGATAACGGTGTTGAATCTGATACCTCGGATGGAAAACAACTGAAAGCATTGCGAGGTGTTGATCCAAATCTGAAAAACACACGCCAAATTTATAAGGCGGCGGAAGAGGCTAAGGCGGTGTACGATAAAACCGTAGAGAAATTTCGGGCTTTGTCTCCGAAGCACAGCCGTAAGTTGGATGCTACGTCAGGAATGGTTCGTGATGGAAATAAAGATGATGGTTTGAATGAATTGCCTATCTTTGCCTCTGCGTCTGAGGTAAAACATGTTGTAGAAATAACAGAAGATAGTCAACATGAATTTGCGGATGTGAATGAGGTTGAAAAAATACAAGTTTTCTCATTAAACGAGGCAATTCAGTCTGATTCGGATGATGAAGAAGGAAATAATATTCCAATGTTTGGTGCAGTGTTGCCGGAAGTGCCCATTTCTTCAGAGCAGAAACCATTGCGTGCAACGGGAAAATCAATTGCTCCCGCACCTTATTTGGATTTTGAAGATGGGGAATATCTCCCTGCCAAGATGACAGATTCTTCCTTGCCGGTTATTACCTTGGAAGAGGCTACCCGTGCATTGCGGGAAACACCGCTGATAGATATCGAACCGCAGGAAACGAAACTGCAACCGTCTATTTCCAAACCTACGTCTGACATGGAAGTGGTTGAGATTAATTGGCAGTTCAGACCCGCATTGGAAGAAATCGAGCCACCTAAACCTGTGGTTGAATTAAAAACAATTGGTTTGGATGATCCTGCGTTAAAACGGACGCGTGAACGTGTGTTGTCAGAAGTACGACAAATTTCTTCGCATACGATACCTCGTACTGAAATAATACAATCGGTCGAACAGGCATTAAATTCTCCCGAAACCATTGGGGTGGAAGATATCCGTGCCAATTTGCTGCGTCAACGTTTAGCCCGTCGCCGTCAAGTTGCGGCTCAAACTCCAGTGCAAGTGCTTCAGCCGAAAGTGATTCCGGAAGGTGAAGTGTTTGCTAATTTGGCAAAAACCGATTCACCTGTTAATCGTCAACGTATCCGCCGCATTAATATGGCAATGCGTGAAAGCGTGATTCCTGATGCAGCGCGTGTCGAACAAAGTCATGTGGCCAAACTCCAGCCGCCGAAAATAGCCGGAACATCTCCCATATCTACCCGTTTTACGCCTTATGCTGCTGCGCCCGATTCAATGACAACCGTTGTGGAACCTCCTTTCATGCCTGAAGTGGAACGACAAGTGATTGATATTCCCGAGCCACCGGTATTTCATAACACTGCTGCTGTTTCTTCTCCGCGAGTGATGTTATATGAAGAAGCAGAAGTGTCTGCGGTCAATGCTCACATCAGTGATGCTCCGCACTGGACGATTACAGACCGTTTGATCAGTGAATCCGCTCCGATAGTTACAGATAAAGAAGGTTTTCAGACGGCCTCGGATGAAACAGACAAAGCGACTGCTGCAGTTTTTGAGCATGCCTCGAAGCAATCGGCAGAAGATTTGGTGAGGCCGTCTGAAACGACAACAGTTACAGCAGCCTCTGTAAGGCCGATTCCGCGTGTCGTTACCGTTTCAAAAGGCGAATCTCATTTGCCCGCAGTCGACTTGCTGCAACCGCCGCAATTTGATCCGACAGCAACGCAAACGGAAGAAGCATTGTTGGAAAACAGCATTACCATTGAAGAAAAGTTGGCTGAGTTTAAAGTAAAAGTGAAGGTGATGGATGCTTATTCTGGCCCTGTTATCACCCGCTATGAAATTGAGCCGGATGTCGGCGTACGTGGGAATGCTGTATTGAATCTTGAAAAAGATTTGGCACGCTCCTTAGGAGTAGCTTCTATCCGTGTGGTTGAAACCATACCGGGCAAAACCTGCATGGGCTTGGAGTTACCAAACCCCAAGCGGCAGATGATACGTTTGAGTGAAATTTTCAATTCGCCTGCTTTTCAGGAATCCAAATCCAAACTGACGCTTGCTTTGGGGCAAGACATTACCGGTGAACCGGTGGTAACCGATTTGGCCAAAGCACCGCATCTATTGGTGGCGGGTACGACCGGATCGGGTAAATCGGTTGGCGTGAATTCGATGATTTTATCAATGTTGTTTAAAGCAACGCCTGATGAAGTCCGCATGATTATGATAGACCCGAAAATGCTGGAGCTGAGTATTTACGAGGGAATCCCCCATCTGCTTGCACCGGTGGTTACCGATATGAAGCTAGCCGCCAATGCGCTGACATGGTGTGTGAACGAGATGGAAAAGCGTTACCGTTTGATGAGCCATGTCGGTGTGCGTAATTTGGCGGGCTTTAATCAAAAAGTGGCCGAAGCGGCGGCTCGCGGTGAAATCATGGCTAATCCGTTCAGCTTAACGCCTTCCGAACCCGAACCGTTGGAAAAACTGCCGTTTATCGTAGTGGTGGTGGATGAGTTTGCCGACTTGATGATGACGGCAGGCAAGAAAATCGAAGAGTTGATTGCACGTTTGGCGCAGAAAGCCCGCGCAGCGGGTATCCACTTGATTTTGGCTACCCAGCGCCCGAGTGTGGATGTGATTACCGGTTTGATTAAAGCCAATATTCCGACGCGCATTGCATTTCAGGTTTCCAGCAAAGTCGACAGCCGCACGATTCTTGACCAGATGGGGGCTGAAAATCTATTGGGGCAAGGTGATATGCTGTTTCTGCCGCCGGGCACCGGTTACCCGAAGCGTGTGCACGGTGCCTTTGTTGCGGATGATGAAGTTCATCGTGTTGTCGAATATCTCAAACAGTTCGGAGAGCCGAATTATATCGACGATATTCTGACTGCCGGAGTGGGCGGTGATGATCTGTTCAGCAATGCCAACAGCGGACGAAGCAGTGATGAAGAACAAGATCCGATGTATGACGATGCCGTTGCCTGTGTGATTAAAACCCGTAAAGCAACCATTTCATCGGTGCAGCGTTATTTGCGCATCGGCTACAACCGTGCCGCCCGTTTGATCGACCAAATGGAAGCCGACGGTATCGTTTCGGCTCCGGAGGCCAACGGCAACCGTACCGTATTGGCGCAAAGTAGCGAACACCTTGATTAA
- a CDS encoding ComEA family DNA-binding protein encodes MKRYVLALVGLLVSAWSLAAVNINTATAEELKALPGIGPSKAAAIVEYRTQNGKFKSVDELKNVKGIGEGILSKLKVEAVVSGHGSAKGKAQPVLKK; translated from the coding sequence ATGAAACGGTATGTATTGGCTCTGGTGGGTCTGCTGGTATCGGCGTGGTCGTTGGCGGCGGTGAACATCAATACGGCGACGGCGGAAGAATTGAAGGCACTGCCGGGAATCGGGCCGTCGAAGGCGGCGGCGATAGTGGAATACCGGACGCAGAACGGCAAGTTCAAGAGTGTGGACGAGTTGAAGAATGTAAAGGGAATCGGTGAGGGGATATTGTCGAAGCTGAAAGTGGAGGCGGTGGTATCCGGTCATGGATCGGCGAAAGGGAAGGCGCAGCCGGTGCTGAAGAAGTAA